CGCACGTAAAGCTCTTACAGATGCACCTTTACTGGTGTTGAGCATCCTCACATTTATCATAGCCAAATCTGTTACCTTAGCTATCTCGCCACCGAGCGCATCGACTTCTCTAACAACAATTCCTTTTGCCGGCCCACCCATAGCCGGATTACAAGGTGTCCATGCTATCCTGTCGAGATTTGAGGTCAAAAGAATTGTCTTGAAACCAAGTCTTGCGGTTGCCAATGCGGCTTCTACTCCCGCATGACCACCACCTATTACTGCAACATCAAAATTTTCATAAACCAGGTAATACCACCTTCCTTAGTAATCCAACTCGAGTCATTCTGAAGTCTTTGGAAGAACAATCAAAGATGAAACTATAGGTGAAATCGAGTTCTCATCATCGTTGCTTGACAATTTATTGTAACACAAACTGAAAAAATCTTTGTTCTAATCTTTTTTCAGTTTTCTGATCGCTGTGATAAAATTTGAAGAACGAGGTGAGCATGTGCGAATACTTATAACAAACGATGATGGTGTCACATCCACCGGTTTACTAACACTTGCAAAGGTATTAGCAAAAAAACACAATATATTAGTTGTTGCGCCTGAGTCAGAGCAAAGTGCAACAGGCCATGCCATAACTGTGAGAATGCCGATATGGGTTAAGAAGGTCGAAGTAGTTGGAGACTTTCCAATATATGCTACCACGGGTACCCCAGCGGATTGTGTCAAAATAGGGGTGGAGGTTCTTGCAAAAAAGACTGTCGACCTGGTCATAAGTGGTATAAATTATGGTCATAACCTTGGTACCGATGTTATCTATTCTGGTACCGTTTCTGGTGCTCTTGAGGGTGCACTACTTGGTATACCGGCTCTTGCAGTCTCAGCTCCGATTGAAAAAAATTACGATTATCATCAAGCGGCTCTTTTCATAGAAATGTTCATTAAAGATTTTGATTTCAACATTCTTGAACAATTCACCGCTTTGAACATTAACTTTCCAAGTGGTATCATTAAAGGGTGGAAAGCGACTAAGCAAAGTACCAGAAGGTACGCTGATAGATTCGAGGCGAGAATAGACCCAGCAGGTAATACTTATTACTGGATGTATGGAGATATTATTGAAGACGACCCTTCTGACGATAGTGATTACAATGCAATCAAAAATGGTTATGTTTCTGTCACGCCTATAACTGTTTTCATGAATAATGACAGAGTTCTGATGAAATTAAAGGAGGTTGAAAATGCGGCACATAAGACTCCTCGGTGATCCTATTTTGAGAAGAAAAGCCAAAGAAGTTGAGAAAATAGACGAAAATATCAAAGCCTTGGTCAAAGATCTCTTCGAAACTATGTATGCAACAGATGGCATAGGACTTGCGGCTCCTCAAATAGGAGTTCCTCTGAGAATTTTCGTCATGGACGACGGTACCCCAAAGACATTTATAAACCCTGCTATAGTTTTCAAAAGCGCAGAGACCAATATTGCCGAAGAGGGATGTCTGAGTGTGCCTGAAGTCTTTGAAAATGTCGAGAGAAGTAACGAGATCGTTATAAGATACACAGACCTCGATGGTAATGAAATAGAAGAGAGACTATCTGGTTACAGTGCGAGAGTGGCACAACACGAATACGATCATCTGGATGGTATACTTTTCATAGATTTGATCCCTGCATCGAGAAGATTTGCGATAAGGCAAAAACTTTCTAATATAATAAAACAATCTGGAAAGAAATATTCCACGAATAAGCCATGAAGATCATCTTCTTGGGTACTCCCGAGTATGCTTCGAAGCATTTGGAAGCTCTTTTAGAATCTAATTATGATATTGTAGGAGTCGTCACTCAACCGGACAGACCTGCCGGTAGAGGTCAAAGGCTTTTGCCATCTCCAGTAAAAGAAATCGCTTTGAGAGCGAATTTACCTGTTTTTGAAAAAATGAAGGACATACCTTTCGATTCACTCAAACCCGATATCGGAATTGTGGTAGCATATGGTGCGTTGATCAAGGAAAAATATTTGAATCTTTTACCCTTGGGTTTCTATAACGTTCATCCATCGTTGTTGCCAAAGTATAGAGGAGCTGCTCCAATTCAACGTGCTATTGAAAATGGTGAAAAGGTAACAGGTGTAACTTTATTCAAACTCACAAAGGAACTGGATGCCGGTCCTATTGCTGCGCAGATTTCGGTTACAATAGACGAATATGAAAATTTCGATTCGCTCGAAACTAAATTGATCAAAGTAGGAGAAAAACTCTTAAAAGATTTTCTTAAAGATCCAACATCTTTTTCACTTGTTCCACAGGATGAATCACAGGCAACGTATGCTCCAAAAATAACCGCTCAAGATATAGTTGTGGATTTTAATAAAAGTACTGAAGAAGTTAAGAACAAAATTAGGGCTTATGATTCACGACCCGGTGCCAGAACTACTCTAAGAGGAGAATTTGTCAAAGTATTTGGAGTGAGAAAAACCGATAAAACCAAATACAACGAGGTTCCTGGAACAATTGTCTACATAGATCATGAAGGTGGTCATGTTACAACTGTTGATGGAATAGTTGTTATTTCCCAAATCCAGTTTCCTTCAAAAAAGAAGGTATCGTTTCTTGAGGCGATGAATGGTAGGTTGATAAAGATCAAAGATAGATTTGTGTAAATTGCAGAGAGGAGCGGGTGGTCGCAGGCAATCTTGCCTGAGGAAAGTCCGGACTCCACGGGATGGGATGCTGGGTAACACCCAGAGGGAGTGATCCCTGGATAGGGCCATAGAGACTTCAAACCGCCCGTAAAAGGGCAAGGGTGGAAAGGTGAGGTAAGAGCTCACCAGCATCGGAGTAATCCGGTGGCTCGGTAACCCCCATCCGGAGCAAGGCCAAGCAGGGTTTGGGTGATCCCGCCCTATAAACCCGGGTAGGCCGCTTGAGAAGAGTCGAAAGGCTCTTCCCAGATAGATGACCACCTATTACAGAATCCGGCTTATAGCTCCTCTCTGCTTTCAGAGGTTGAAGAATTATGAAGAGATTCTTAGCAACTGTATCTTATGACGGGACGCAGTTTTTTGGTTTTCAGACTCAAAGTGATGTAAGAACTGTTCAAAGGGTAATAGAGGAAGCTCTTGAAAGAATTTTCAAGCAAAGAGTGACAACCATTGCCGCCGGAAGAACTGACACGGGAGTCCATGCAGTTGGTCAGGTGGTGTTGTTCAGCTGCCCAATTGAGATTGATCCAATGAGCATGAAAAATGCTTTGAATGCCAATTTGCCAGATGATGTTTATGTTCGCAGAATAATCGAAGTTGATGAAAACTTTCATCCGAGGTTTGATGCTAAAAGGAGGATTTACCACTATTTTATATATAACTCAAAAGAGCCCAATCTTTTTATTCGAAATTATGCCTGGTGGTTTCCATATGAATTGGATATTGAGAAAATGAGAGTCGCTGCAAAATTTCTTGAGGGAGAGCATGATTTCAAATCATTTATGAAAAGCGACGATACTCAACAAAAAACTACTACAAGAACCATTTATCGAATAAGGGTAATCAAAATGAGAAATAGGTTGATTCTGATCCGGGTAGAAGGTCGTTCATTTTTGAGACGAATGGTTAGGAATATTGTTGGTGCGCTTGTTAAGGTGGGAACTGGCGAATGGAAACCAGAGAAAATCAAGGAAGTGTTGGAATTGAGAGACCGGTCTCAGGCGGCAGCTACGGCGCCACCACATGGGTTATACTTTTACTCTGTGGATTTCTGATTGCCGCTGACCTTGGAAAATTCAATCTACATGGTAGAGAAATGTACATCTATGAACAAGCTGGTGTGGTTTACTACGTCGGGATCACCGAACCGGCTACTGAGGACCTTGAGGTCATTTCCCAATGGCTAAAACTCCCTGTTGTAAATTTTCTCTACGATGGACCAGCGCAGTATAGGGATTCTTTGGAAGAAAAGCTCAACGAATTAGGGGTACTTTTTGGTGTTGGAGATGTGTTATACGTATCGATCAAGACATCACATGAATTAGCTCATTACGAAGTTTCATATAAAGAAATTCGTAAAAGTGATACGACTGATATTTCGCGATTGATTGATCATCTTACAAACATTTTTGTTGAATTGTTTCCACCTGTCGAAAAACCCAAAACGGGTTTTTTAGTTGAAATAGGTGATCAAATAGATGTGAAGAAGGCATCGACGAATAAACCTGTTGAATTCAGATACAAAGAAAAAATCTATTCGGTGACTGTCAAGGGGCGCAAGTTACTTTTATCGGAGGGATTTTACGAATTTTTTGGTAAGACAATATACGTCGATAGAGATATGGATATAGATGAACCCGTTTTTTTTGTAGAAGATGCAGCAATGGTTTACAAGATTAAAGACAATTTTGCGATTTACAAATTCGGTAGATTGTCATTCCCAGATGGGCGTTCTTTTTATGTTGAAGAGCCATTTGATATTGTTAATGAGACGATTCTCAAAAAACTTATTACGGTGAAAGTTGATAATACACCAATCACCACACCGATTATCGGACGGTATGACCAGTATCTTTTACTCGCAAATGGTATGATATCTCCCATAGATTTATCTTGGACCATGAAAATCTGTGGTCCTATTGTGGATTGGACCGTTAACAAGGACAGGCTTTATGTTCTTGATATCTTTTGTTATGTGAAGGCAATAGATTTGAAAAACAGAAAGATTTTGTGGGAAAAACGTCTTTTAGGCGCATGGGGGATAGGTTCAAATAAAGATTTGATCTACGTTGGCTCTAATAATCAACTCATCGCGCTGAATGAAAATGGTCAGGTTGTTTCAAACCAAGATTGTTATGACTTTGGAACCTGGAAAGAAGGTATAATTACATTGAAATCACCACAGGATGGTTATGTCATCAGGTCACATATTGGTTTTGCTGTAATGAAAGGAAGTCAAGCCGTTCTTTACATAGATGAACCGCGTTCTTTCGAAAATGTGATCAAAATCAAATTTTTCGATTGGGGAGCTGTTATTGTCACTCAAACAGGATGCTGGGTGGTAGAAAGGTGAAGCAAAGAATCGATATCTTTCTTGTTCAAAAAGGCTTTGTTTGCAGCAGATCTCAGGCGCGGGACTTGATAAAATTGAAGAGAGTACTCGTCAATGGAGAGATATGTGAAAAACCCGCGAAGATCGTCGACGATAGTTCAAAGATAGAGCTTTTAAAACCAAGAAAATATGTCAGTAGAGCCGCTGAGAAATTAGAGAAGGCCTATTATGTCTTTGGAATAAACTTCAATGACAAAGTGATATGTGATATTGGGGCTTCTAAGGGTGGATTCACACAATTCGCAATTGAACATGGAGCGAAAAAGGTATACGCCGTTGATGTGGGAAGTAATCAACTTGCAGATTCGCTTCGAGTCGATCCAAGGGTTGTATGTTTTGAAAACTTCAATGCCAGATATTTGAGTATTGACAAAATAGGAGAATTGGTTGATATTGTTCTTTGTGATGTGTCATTTATATCTGTGAGAATCTTATTAAGAGCGATAAGTTCTGTTTTGAAGGAAAACGGCATAGCTGTCTTGTTGATAAAACCACAATTCGAAACCGGACCAGTCTTTTCTCAGTCAAAAGAGTGTCACATTAAGGTAATTATTGAAATCCTTAGAGATAGTATGAAAGAAGGGCTCTTTGGGTGTGGTTTAACTTACTCTCCCATCACTGGTTCTGATGGGAATATTGAATATCTTGCTTATTTTTCAAAAGTTTGCTCTGATTTAGTGGATAATGAGACAATTGTCAACGTTGTGAACGAGGCTTGGTCAGTCTTCAGAGGTGAGAAATGATATGCGTCAGGCGATATTGATTATCTTTCTTGTATTACTGCCAATTTGTTTTTTGGCTGAAATCATAGATTTTGTACCAGCGAATTACGATTTTTTCATTATTTTCAAAGACAATGGAACGTATTATCCGAAGATCTCATCGGTTCAGTTTTTCAATTTTCTTCTTGGAGAAAATGGTCTTGGTCTTGAGTATGTCACCAAATCATTACTTGAAAATATAGGTTACAATACGAGAGTCTCTCCAGATATTTTCTATGAAGCCATAAGCAAGAATATACTATTTGCATCAAAAGGTGTGACTCTGGATGTTGGATCGTTTTTCTCTGTTGATTTGAATTATTATGTGGAAGCCTTGAGAAATATCGGAACAGATTCCATACTGGTATTTGAGACCGACAAACCCGAAGAATTTATCAAACTCATAGCGGGTGTGACTAATCTGAAGGTTTCTACCAATGAAAAGACTTGGATACTTCAGGATACCGATGTAGCCATTTTCGCACGATACCACAAAGGTTACATAGTATTGAGTGGTAGTAAGAGCGCTTTAGAAAAAGCAATTGACGTCTATGATAGACCGACTGATCAATTCAGTAACCGTTATCCAGTTAAAGATCTGATAAATCAACCTGCTTGGATCTGTGGTTTTTTCAAGGGTAATTCCTTCAGTACTAACTTGGCTGGTATCGACACCAATTCACTGGATAGCGATTATTTCACTGTCACTGGTATTCCCAATGGAGAGTCTTTAGTCATTGAAGTAAAACAATATCTGAAGAAGAGTACAGATTTGAACAAATATTTATCTAATTCTGCAACGATGAGAAATATGCCTTTTATAGGAAATTTTGCATTTTCAGTAACTGCCAGTGGTCCATCTGATATAGCACAGAGTATTGCATCGTGGTTCCAAGGTGCTCAGGAAGAGGTCAGGAAGATTTATCAGATTATTTCGTCGATACTCGAAGTTAGTACAGGCAGAGTCTATTTGACAGGTGACATTTCCAGTGAGCAAGTGCGGTTTGCTGCTATTTTTAACTTAGCCACAGATTTTGATATGAATCTGATAAAATCCTATGGAGCACGTGATTTTGGTGGAGAATTGAGATTACCCATCTTGAATGGCTTTGTCTCGTTTTTTACGGTTGGCAAGGATCTTATCGTGACAAATATGACAAGAGAAGACTATCAAAAGGCATCGAATCGAAAAAGATTACGAGATGATGCTGCATATCAGTATTTATCGAAGAAATTTCCCGAGAAAGACATGATGAGAATTTATGTAGATTTGGGCAACATCGTTGAATCTATGCTCGGATCCAAAGCACGAGGTAGAGTTTTATTCTCTCAATTCATCGATAGTGGCGTAATCATTTACAGAGTGGAGGTAATGTGAAATGGGATTTGCCATTTTTGATAGAAACAAAATTTTGCTCAAAAGGTATTTCAAGTTTGTCGAGAAAATAAAAGAATCTGAGAAACGTATCTCAAAGATGAGTAATCTTGAGCTCATCAATCTATCACAAGAAATGAAAAAGAACGTGAGTGATGAAAATATCATCGATTGTTTTGCACTTGCAAGAACTGTGGCAAAGAGAGTCTTAGGAATGTATCCTTTTGATGTTCAAGTCGTTGGTGGACTCGCACTTAACGAAGGTAAGGTAGCCGAAATGAAGACTGGTGAAGGGAAGACTCTTGCGGCAACGATGCCTTTGTATTTCAACGCCTTGTCTGGAAAAGGTGTACATCTTGTCACCGTCAATGATTACCTTGCTCGCCGTGACGCACTTTGGATGGGACCGTTGTATCTATTTCTTGGGCTCAGGGTTGGAGTCATAAATCAACTTGGGAAATCATACGAGGTCGTGTGGAAAAACAAGGATGCCTTTGAATCGGCAATAAGTGAAAATCTTTCGGTTTGGCCACAGGATTACACAGATGAGTTTTTGAAAGATCATATGAAAAATCAAAGGGCAGTAGAGGCATTTGCTGTTGATTTGGTTGAAATAGACAGAAAAAAGGCATATGAATGTGATATCACGTATGGTACAAACAATGAATTTGGTTTTGATTATTTACGCGATAATCTGGTTCTTGATCTGAATGATAAGGTTCAAAGAGGACACTTCTACGCGATAATAGACGAAGTCGATAGCATTTTGATCGACGAGGCTCGTACTCCATTGATAATCTCTGGACCATCAAGAGAAGGCGCTTCTATTTATAAACGATTTGCATCGTTGGCAAAAAAGATGATAAAGGACACAGATTTCACCGTTGACGAAAAGGCACGAATGGTCATTTTGACAGAAAAAGGTATCGAGAAAGCTGAAAAATTGATAGGAATCGAAAATTTATATGATCCTTCAAATGTGAACAACGTCTATCACCTGTTGAATGCACTGAAAGCGTTGCATTTGTTCAAGAAAGATGTCGATTATGTCATTATGAACCAAGAAATAATCATAGTGGATGAATTCACAGGCAGACTTTTACCTGGTAGACGTTACAGTGGAGGATTACATCAGGCAATAGAGGCAAAAGAAGGAGTACCAATAAAAGAAGAGTCCATAACTTATGCAACTATAACTTTTCAGAATTACTTCAAAATGTACGAAAAACTCGCCGGAATGACCGGTACTGCCAAAACTGAGGAGGAAGAATTCAAACAGCTCTACGATATGGAAGTAGTAGTAATTCCAACCCATAAACCAATGATAAGAAAAGACCATGATGATCTCATCTATCGAACACAATCTGAAAAATACGCGGCAGTAGTAGCCGATGTTGCTGAAAGGTACAAAAAAGGACAACCTGTTTTGATAGGAACGACATCGATAGAAAAGAGTGAATTGTTGAGTTCGATGCTTAGAAAGATGAATATACCACACCAGGTGTTAAATGCCAAGTATCATGAAAAAGAGGCGCAGATAGTGGCTCTTGCTGGGCAAAAAAATGCAGTTACGATCGCAACAAATATGGCTGGGAGAGGTACAGATATAAAATTGGGTGAAGGAGTCACTGAACTCGGTGGTCTATGTATCATAGGGACAGAACGTCATGAAAGCAGACGTATCGACAATCAATTGAGAGGTCGCTCTGGTAGGCAAGGCGACCCAGGAGAATCAAGATTCTATCTGTCGCTTGAAGATGATTTATTAAGGATATTCGGGAAAGATCAACTCGAAAGAGTGATGAATGTCCTGAAGATCAAACCAGGTGAACCCATTGAACACCCTCTTCTGACGAAGTTAATAGAGACCGTACAAAAGAGGGTAGAGGGAATTAATTTTTCTATAAGGAAGCACTTAATGGAAATGGATACCGTTTTAGACGTGCAGAGAAATTCAATTTACTCTTACAGAGATTGGATTTTGTCAGGTAAGGTGGAACAATATATAGATGAGGCAATCGAAGATTTTGTTGAAAGAAGGATAAGTGACTTTTGTGACGGGTCTGAGTGGGATCTCGAGGGTCTAAAGAACTCACTCTCCATTCTACCAAAAGGTGTGGTGAACTTAGATGGACAGAAGATAGATTCACAAGAGCAATTGAAAGAATTTTTGATAAATTCTTTGAAAGAGTCTTACAAGAGAAAAAAGGAAGAAATAGGAGATGAATACACTCAATTTCTCAAATTCTTGGTATTGCGCATCATAGATGATAACTGGAGACAATATCTTGAAGAGGTAGAGCATGTCAAGGAAGCCGTCAACCTGAGGGCTTATGGTCAGAGAGATCCAATAATAGAGTTCAAAAAAGAAACATACGCGTTATTCGACGAGATGATAGCAAGGGTGAATGAACTTGTTGTCTCCTGGATGCTGAGAGTTGTGAGAGCAGATAAGCAAAAAGCAGAGCAAGAAGCAAAGAAAGATCTTGCAAATCTCCAACTTGTGCACGAAGAGTTCAACATTGTAAACAGATCCGAGAGGAGAAAGTTACAAAAAGATGAGAAAATAAAAAAGAGATTCAAAGTGAAGAGGTGAATCACTGAATGATAGCTTATGAAACTCGTGTGAAAATAGACGAGTTAAAGGAAAAATACAATAATTTTCTAAAACTCATCAATCCAGAAAAAATAAAAGAAGAATTGAAAGAGTTGGAGCATCAAATGTCCGACCCAGACATTTGGAAAGATCAAAGAAAAGCCAGTGAACTTTCACGAAAGATACAACATTTTAAGGACCTTCTCAACGACATGGAGAAAATTAGAAGACATCTGGAGGATATCGATGTTGGTATCGAATTGAGTGAAGAAGACCCACAGATTGCAGAAAATGTCGAGGAACTTGTTAAAAACGTTGAAAGAGATCTACGCCGCTTTCAGTTTGAGTTAATTCTGAACGATCCGCTCGATTCGAGTAATGCTTATCTGACAGTGCATCCCGGTGCTGGTGGAACTGAATCACACGATTGGGCTCAGATGTTACTCAGAATGTACATGAGATGGGCAGAGAGAAAAGGTTTTGAAGTTGAGTTGCTCGATTTTCAACCTGGTGAAGAAGCCGGTGTAAAAAGCGCAACGGTTCTGATAAAGGGTGAATATGCCTATGGTTATCTGAAACACGAAAGAGGCGTACATAGACTTGTGAGAATATCACCATTCGATGCGGCAAAAAGGAGACACACTTCCTTTGCATCTGTGAATGTAATACCCGAGATATCAGACGATATAGAAGTAGAGATTAAACCAGAAGATTTGAGAATAGATACTTTTCGGGCGTCTGGTCATGGTGGTCAATATGTCAACAGGACAGATTCTGCCGTCCGAATAACACATCTCCCAACTGGTATTGTTGTTTCATGTCAGAGTGAAAGATCACAACACCAAAATAAGGCTCAGGCGATGAAGATGCTCAAAGCAAAGTTGTACCAATTGGAATTGTCTAAGAGAAAAGAACAACTTGAAGAGATCCAAGGTGAGCTGAAGGAAATAGCCTGGGGTAACCAGATAAGATCTTATGTTTTGCAGCCTTACACAATGGTAAAAGATCATAGAACGAATGTTGAAACAGGTAATTTTGAAGCAGTTCTCGATGGAGAGCTCGACGATTTCATAGAAGCAGAGCTACTCCATTTTGCCAACCAAGGTATTTAGCGCCTGCTTATTCCATATTTTTTCATTTTATAACAGAAAGTCTTGTAGTTCATCTTGAGGACTGCAGATGCTTTTTTTCTGTTCCAGGAAGTTTTCTGTAGAGCATCATATATGAATTGTTTTTCGATCTTGGCGACCATGCTGTTTACACAGTTTTTCAAATCGATCTGTTCAACATCTGTTGTAATAGTATTGGCTCCCATGAGATGATCGACTATATCGTTTCCAGTTGCGTAGGCATATATTGTTTCGAGCAATTCTTGGGTATTTCCAGGCCAATCGTACGACGTGAACATCCTCAGGGTTTGCTCGTCGGGGAAATGCATCGGCATATTTTTGTATCGACTATGGATCAATGAAAGCGCACGGTCTATCATGTAAGGAATATCTTCTTTTCTCTTCCTCAAAGGTGGGATTTCTATATTCAAATCTTTCTCTAAACGAATCGATGATTCTATCACAACGATTTTTTTACCATCAACTATTGCTTCGTAATTGCCCGTGGAGATTTCCGTGTACTTGCCATCAGATAAAAAATCAACATATGCTTCGACCTTGATACCTTTTTCTGCCACGATCACCAATTTCTCTGGGATGTTGTTTTTTAATTTCTGCAGCTGCCTTAGTGTTGGAAGTATCTTTATTCCTTGAAGTTCTACAGAAGAATTCATTATATCATTGATTTTTCTACACCTCTCTAAAGCTTTCTTGGTCTCGATAAATCTTATGGCTAAGATCAACTCAGAGATACTATCGACGAAAATAGCTTCTGGTTGTTTATCGAGTTTTGGACCATATACAACATCCCAAAACTCCTCAAGGATTTTCTGTACATAATCATCTTCGTCTTCATAATGTTTCACATACATCTTTTCGTTGGTCATTGGAAGAAGTGTTTCATTCGCGATCGCCAGTGGCATGAGAATTTTTATCATGGTATATCACCCAACACACGCAGCTAATGCTATCGACAAGAGCTTTGATTCGGCATTATCAGCCCTGGAAACGACCACTATAGGTGCCTTCGCCCCAACGATGAGGCCGGCTATTTTGCCTCCTGCAAAATAAAGTGCAGATTTTCCCAGAAAATTTCCAGAATGAATATCGGGGACCACTAAAAGATCTGCTTGCCCAGCTACCTCCCCTTTCACATTCTTCACTCTTGCTGCGTTAATATTCAGAGCGTTGTCCAAGCCAAGTGGTCCATCGACAATACAGTTTTTCAGCTCGCCCCTTTGTGCCATTTTTGATATTACCGATGCATCTATAGTCTCAGGCATGTCTTTGTTCACAGTCTCGACCGCACAGATTATTGCTACCTTTGGTTTTTCATAACCAAGTTTATGCATGAGATCTACAGCATTCTTAATTATCGCCACCTTTTCTTCAAGTGTTGGTTTGATAATCATTCCACCATCAGTTATAAAAACAACTCTATCGAGTGTGGGAACTTCAACAACTGCAACATGACTCAAAAGCCCAGAGCTTCTCAGTCCCCATTCTTTATTGAGCACTGCTTTCAACAGCACAGAAGTTTTTACAAGTCCCTTTAAGAGTATGTTTGCCCTATTAGATGAAACTATTTTCACACTTTCTTCTGCCGTTTGTTCTTCGGTCTGTGTATGTACGAATTCCACTTCATTACCTATCCAGTTTCTCTTAGTACCCACAAGAAAAATCTTCTCAACGATTCTCTCTTCGTAAGCCATTCTCGCGGCTTTAACGGCTTCGTCATCTTCACATCCTGCAACGACTATATTCTTTCTACCCGAAGTTTTTGCACGTTCAACGAGTTCTTTTAAAGATTTCATCGTTTACCCCCCAATGTCTTTCACTGCTTTTGCCAGGAAAACAATGGCCATGATGGCATTAAAAACCACGGAATAATCGTCGCCTTTAAAGACGACTGTCCTGGAATCTAATCTTTCCAACCCTGGCATCAATTCGGCTGCATCGGCGAAGGATGTGTCCTTTAATTCTATTTTCATCTCAATTGGTGGCGTGAATTTAACAATAGGTAGTTTACTCTTTTCAATTTGCACAGCGCGTTGAGCGGCTTCCTTTATCTGTCTCATTACAAGTGACTTTGGTTTCATGATAGCAGAGAATCTTCCCGTTGACTCCTTTGTTACAACATATAGGTATTCGCCTTTCAACGATTGTTGCAGTTCTTTTTGTAATGTGTTGTCACCTATTACGAGTGCAAGTGGAACTCCATGATAACCAGCGAAAGCCGCATTTATGATAGCTTCATTCATGCGCTGCCCATTTATCCAGAAATTATGAATGACCGAACTGGAATATGTATGGTCCATAATTCCATATTTTGCGCCAACACCAGCATGATACCCAAGAAAAATGACTCTATCAAAACTTTTATCCAAACCTATCATCATGAAATCTTTTCTTAAAGATCCATGGGCAATTTCAAC
The DNA window shown above is from Thermotoga profunda AZM34c06 and carries:
- a CDS encoding bifunctional enoyl-CoA hydratase/phosphate acetyltransferase, with product MKSLKELVERAKTSGRKNIVVAGCEDDEAVKAARMAYEERIVEKIFLVGTKRNWIGNEVEFVHTQTEEQTAEESVKIVSSNRANILLKGLVKTSVLLKAVLNKEWGLRSSGLLSHVAVVEVPTLDRVVFITDGGMIIKPTLEEKVAIIKNAVDLMHKLGYEKPKVAIICAVETVNKDMPETIDASVISKMAQRGELKNCIVDGPLGLDNALNINAARVKNVKGEVAGQADLLVVPDIHSGNFLGKSALYFAGGKIAGLIVGAKAPIVVVSRADNAESKLLSIALAACVG
- a CDS encoding M55 family metallopeptidase, whose translation is MKVYVSVDMEGLAGISMWSEVTPRQSKESFEILYEHLKALLQGLFESGKVDYVLISDSHAAGDNIYYKITEEFENVEIAHGSLRKDFMMIGLDKSFDRVIFLGYHAGVGAKYGIMDHTYSSSVIHNFWINGQRMNEAIINAAFAGYHGVPLALVIGDNTLQKELQQSLKGEYLYVVTKESTGRFSAIMKPKSLVMRQIKEAAQRAVQIEKSKLPIVKFTPPIEMKIELKDTSFADAAELMPGLERLDSRTVVFKGDDYSVVFNAIMAIVFLAKAVKDIGG
- a CDS encoding helix-turn-helix domain-containing protein, yielding MIKILMPLAIANETLLPMTNEKMYVKHYEDEDDYVQKILEEFWDVVYGPKLDKQPEAIFVDSISELILAIRFIETKKALERCRKINDIMNSSVELQGIKILPTLRQLQKLKNNIPEKLVIVAEKGIKVEAYVDFLSDGKYTEISTGNYEAIVDGKKIVVIESSIRLEKDLNIEIPPLRKRKEDIPYMIDRALSLIHSRYKNMPMHFPDEQTLRMFTSYDWPGNTQELLETIYAYATGNDIVDHLMGANTITTDVEQIDLKNCVNSMVAKIEKQFIYDALQKTSWNRKKASAVLKMNYKTFCYKMKKYGISRR
- the prfB gene encoding peptide chain release factor 2, translating into MIAYETRVKIDELKEKYNNFLKLINPEKIKEELKELEHQMSDPDIWKDQRKASELSRKIQHFKDLLNDMEKIRRHLEDIDVGIELSEEDPQIAENVEELVKNVERDLRRFQFELILNDPLDSSNAYLTVHPGAGGTESHDWAQMLLRMYMRWAERKGFEVELLDFQPGEEAGVKSATVLIKGEYAYGYLKHERGVHRLVRISPFDAAKRRHTSFASVNVIPEISDDIEVEIKPEDLRIDTFRASGHGGQYVNRTDSAVRITHLPTGIVVSCQSERSQHQNKAQAMKMLKAKLYQLELSKRKEQLEEIQGELKEIAWGNQIRSYVLQPYTMVKDHRTNVETGNFEAVLDGELDDFIEAELLHFANQGI